A stretch of the Panthera uncia isolate 11264 unplaced genomic scaffold, Puncia_PCG_1.0 HiC_scaffold_1423, whole genome shotgun sequence genome encodes the following:
- the LOC125917039 gene encoding adenomatous polyposis coli protein 2-like isoform X1 — protein sequence MGLLGLLSLLHSAFFGDQALQELKMTSSVAPYEQLVRQVEALKAENSHLRQELRDNSSHLSKLETETSGMKEVLKHLQGKLEQEAGVLVSLGQTEVLEQLKALQMDIASLYNLKFQPPALGPEPTGRTPEGSPVHGSGPSKDSFGELSRATIRLLEELDRERCFLLNEIEKEEKEKLWYYSQLQGLSKRLDELPHVETQFSMQMDLIRQQLEFEAQHIRSLMEERFGTSDEMVQRAQIRASRLEQIDQELLSAQDRVQQTEPQALLAVKSVPVDEDPETEVPTHPEDGVPQPGNSKVEVVFWLLSMLATRDQEDTARTLLAMSSSPESCVAMRRSGCLPLLLQILHGTEAGAGGRDGSPGATGAKDARMRANAALHNIVFSQPDQGLARKEMRVLHVLEQIRAYCETCWDWLQARDGAEGGGASGAPVPIEPQICQATCAVMKLSFDEEYRRAMNELGGLQAVAELLQVDYEMHRMTRDPLNLALRRYAGMTLTNLTFGDVANKAALCARRGCMEAIVAQLASESEELHQVVSSILRNLSWRADIHSKKVLREVGSMTALMRCVLRASKESTLKSVLSALWNLSAHSTENKAAICQVDGALGFLVRTLTYKCQSNSLAVIESGGGILRNVSSLIATREDYRQVLRDHNCLQTLLQHLTSHSLTIVSNACGTLWNLSARSPRDQELLWDLGAVGMLRNLVHSKHKMIAMGSAAALRNLLAHRPAKYQATATAVSPGACAPSLYVRKQRALEAELDTRHLAQALDHLEKQGLPEAEAEAASKKPLPPLRHLDGLARDYASDSGCFDDDEAPSLAAAASTAEPASPAVLSLFLGSPFLQGQALARAPPARRSGPEAEKEAGGEAAVAARAKAKLALAVARIDRLVEDISALHTSSDDSFSLSSGDPGQEAPREGRAQSCSPCRRPEGRRQEAGGRAHPLLRLQAAHASLSNDSLNSGSSAGDGRCPREHTRPCPLAVLAEHHEGAPCSQARPSRLDLSLPGGREPAGRDGPAADACVRTIKLSPTYQHVPLFEGHPRAGAGAGPLAAGARKQAWLPTEGLSQLPEKPAAETAPLRLSRCSSLSSLSSAGRPGPSEAGDLDSDSSLEALEEAGPGKADLDGAWLGPGAASLPVAIPAPHRGRGLGAEDTTPSSSSENCVQETPLVLSRCSSVSSLSSFESPSIASSVPSDPCSGLGSGTVSPSELPDSPGQTMPPSRSKTPPLAPAPPGERESTQFSLQWESYVKRFLDIADRRERCRLPSELDAGSVRFTVEKPDENFSCASSLSALALHEHYVQKDVELRLLPPACPDRGGPGPGPGPGPHLAGHRRRDEAAGCPEGPAAADQELQLLRECLGAAVPARLRKVASALVPGRRALPVPVYMLVPAPARGDDSCTDSAEGTPVTFSGATSLSDETLQGPPRDPPAGQAAGRKTAGREAAARQATGHRHGAWGGGRSAEQARGAGTGREGLELPLRQPSSACADRDGPRPGQARGDGAPQSLCLTTPTEEAVYCFYDNDSDEDPSEAVAVAPPRRASAIPRAVKREHLAGRKDAQATPKAAAKAPPAARAQPSLIADETPPCYSLSSSASSLSEPEPPEQPASRPRAPEPAVAKVVGPGGRCSGAPSPRAGPGTGPGPGTGPLRRCVGSAVPGRRLQASGPRRRKPQAARPDKRPAERPRERGDEAAGSDQASDLDSVEWRAIQEGANSIVTWLHQAAAAATHEASSGSDSILSESGLSGSALQPPVHRKGQRLQAGGAARPRPEKRDSTQARHGPSGPEKLRGAQKTACRVPAVLRGRTVIYVPSPAPRAQPRGHPGTRVAPRKVGAPAQPAAPAKAPSPGQQQQQQQQQQQQRSRSLHRPGKISELAALSPPQRSATPPARLAKAPSSGSSPASPASQPPPRRPPSGPQAAGPLPGPGASLAPQTPARALLSKQHKTQKSPVRIPFMQRPARRGPPALARAAPEPGPRGRAGAEGSPGARGGRLGLVRVASARSSGSESSDRSGFRRQLTFVKESAGLPRRRRSEVAAPEAATSASQGGSPRRGRPALPAVFLCSSRCDELRAAPRRPPAARPSPGERPPRRPSSESPSRLPVRTPAARPEAVKRYASLPHISALPGPAADAARRSSDGEARPLPRVAAPGTTWRRIRDEDVPHILRSTLPATALPLVGASPEEGPGGPPQRKTSDAVVQTEDFVAAKTNSSTSPSLESRGPPQALGGGPTSFPGSDVDGPCPPKAPTSAPFVHEGLGVAVGGFPTSRHGSPSRAARVPPFNYVPSPMVAATADLAAEKAPTAAPASLLE from the exons gtgctTCCTGTTGAACGAGAtcgagaaggaggagaaggagaagctcTGGTATTACTCACAGCTGCAGGGCCTGTCCAAGCGCCTGGACGAGCTCCCGCACGTGGAGACG CAGTTCTCGATGCAGATGGACCTGATCCGGCAGCAGCTGGAGTTCGAGGCCCAGCACATCCGCTCGCTGATGGAAGAGCGCTTCGGCACCTCGGACGAGATGGTGCAGCGCGCGCAG ATCCGCGCTTCTCGCTTGGAGCAAATCGATCAGGAGCTGCTGTCCGCACAGGACCGGGTGCAACAGACAGAGCCCCAG GCCCTGCTGGCGGTGAAGTCGGTGCCGGTGGACGAGGATCCAGAGACTGAAGTCCCCACACACCCTGAGGATGGTGTCCCTCAGCCCGGCAACAGCAAG GTGGAGGTGGTCTTCTGGCTGCTGTCCATGCTGGCAACGCGTGACCAGGAGGACACGGCGCGCACCCTGCTGGCCATGTCCAGCTCGCCGGAGAGCTGCGTGGCCATGCGCCGCTCGGGGTGCCTGCCGCTGCTGCTGCAGATCCTGCACGGCACCGAGGCCGGCGCCGGGGGTCGCGACGGAAGCCCCGGGGCGACGGGCGCCAAGGACGCACGCATGCGCGCCAACGCGGCGCTGCACAACATCGTCTTCTCGCAACCTGACCAGGGCCTGGCGCGCAAGGAGATGCGCGTCCTGCACGTGCTGGAGCAGATCCGGGCCTATTGTGAGACCTGCTGGGACTGGCTGCAGGCCAGGGACGGCGCCGAGGGAGGCGGCGCCAGCGGCG CTCCCGTCCCCATCGAGCCCCAGATCTGCCAGGCCACCTGTGCCGTGATGAAGCTGTCTTTTGACGAGGAATACCGCCGAGCCATGAACGAGCTGG GTGGGCTGCAGGCCGTGGCAGAGTTACTGCAAGTTGACTACGAGATGCACAGAATGACCCGGGACCCGCTGAACCTCGCCCTCCGTCGATACGCCGGCATGACCCTCACCAACCTCACCTTTGGAGACGTCGCCAACAAG GCCGCACTGTGTGCCCGCCGGGGCTGCATGGAGGCCATCGTGGCCCAGCTGGCTTCTGAGAGCGAGGAGCTGCACcag GTTGTGTCCAGCATCCTGCGCAACCTGTCCTGGCGGGCCGACATCCACAGCAAGAAGGTGCTGAGGGAGGTGGGCAGCATGACCGCCCTGATGCGGTGCGTCCTTCGAGCCTCCAAG GAGTCCACCCTGAAGAGCGTGCTCAGCGCCCTGTGGAACCTGTCGGCGCACAGCACGGAGAACAAGGCGGCCATCTGCCAGGTGGACGGCGCCCTGGGCTTCCTGGTGAGGACACTGACCTACAAGTGCCAGAGCAACTCGCTGGCCGTCATCGAGAGTGGCGGCGGCATCCTGCGCAACGTGTCCAGCCTCATCGCCACGCGGGAGGACTACAG GCAGGTGCTGCGGGACCACAACTGTCTGCAGACGCTGCTGCAGCACCTGACGTCCCACAGCCTGACCATCGTGAGCAACGCGTGCGGCACGCTCTGGAACCTGTCGGCCCGCAGCCCGCGCGACCAGGAGCTGCTGTGGGACCTGGGGGCCGTGGGCATGCTGCGGAACCTGGTGCACTCCAAGCACAAGATGATCGCCATGGGCAGCGCCGCGGCCCTGCGCAACCTGCTGGCCCACCGGCCCGCCAAGTACCAGGCGACGGCCACCGCCGTGTCCCCCGGCGCGTGCGCACCCAGTCTGTACGTGAGGAAGCAGCGGGCGCTGGAGGCCGAGCTGGACACGCGGCATCTGGCCCAGGCGCTCGACCACCTGGAGAAGCAGGGCCTGCCCGAGGCCGAGGCCGAGGCCGCCTCCAAGAAGCCGCTGCCGCCCCTGCGGCACCTGGACGGGCTGGCCCGGGACTACGCCTCCGACTCCGGCTGCTTCGACGACGACGAGGCGCCCTCCCTGGCTGCCGCCGCCTCGACCGCCGAGCCCGCCAGCCCCGCCGTGCTGTCTCTCTTCCTGGGCAGCCCCTTCCTGCAGGGACAGGCTCTGGCCcgcgccccgcccgcccgccgcagCGGCCCGGAGGCGGAGAAGGAGGCCGGCGGGGAGGCGGCCGTGGCGGCCAGGGCCAAGGCCAAGCTGGCGCTGGCGGTGGCGCGGATCGACCGGCTGGTGGAGGACATCTCAGCCCTGCACACCTCGTCCGACGACAGCTTCAGCCTCAGCTCCGGGGACCCCGGGCAGGAGGCCCCGCGGGAGGGCCGCGCCCAGTCCTGCTCCCCTTGCCGGCGGCCGGAGGGCAGGCGGCAGGAGGCCGGCGGCCGGGCCCACCCGCTGCTGCGGCTCCAGGCCGCCCACGCCAGCCTGTCCAACGACAGTCTCAACAGCGGCAGCAGCGCCGGTGACGGGCGCTGTCCCCGCGAGCACACGAGGCCCTGCCCGCTGGCCGTGCTGGCCGAGCACCACGAGGGGGCCCCGTGCAGCCAGGCGCGGCCCAGCCGGCTGGACCTCAGCCTGCCGGGCGGCCGGGAGCCGGCCGGGAGGGACGGCCCTGCGGCCGACGCCTGCGTGCGCACCATCAAGCTGTCGCCCACCTACCAGCACGTGCCGCTCTTCGAGGGCCACcccagggcgggggcgggcgcgggGCCCCTGGCCGCCGGAGCCCGGAAGCAGGCCTGGCTGCCCACGGAGGGCCTGAGCCAGCTGCCCGAGAAGCCGGCGGCAGAGACGGCGCCCCTCCGCCTGTCCCGCTGCAGCTCTCTGTCCTCGCTGTCCTCGGCCGGCCGCCCGGGCCCCAGTGAGGCCGGGGACCTGGACAGCGACTCGTCCCTGGAGGCACTGGAGGAGGCGGGACCCGGCAAGGCGGACCTGGACGGAGCCTGGCTCGGGCCTGGGGCCGCCTCCCTGCCCGTGGCCATCCCGGCGCCGCACCGGGGCCGCGGCCTGGGGGCGGAGGACACCACGCCGTCCAGCTCCTCGGAGAACTGCGTGCAGGAGACGCCGCTGGTGCTGAGCCGCTGCAGCTCCGTGAGCTCCTTGAGCAGTTTCGAGAGCCCGTCCATCGCCAGCTCCGTCCCCAGCGACCCGTGCAGCGGGCTGGGCAGCGGCACGGTCAGCCCCAGCGAGCTGCCCGACAGCCCCGGGCAGACCATGCCGCCCAGCCGCAGCAAGACGCCCCCGCTGGCCCCTGCGCCCCCCGGCGAGCGCGAGAGCACCCAGTTCAGCTTGCAGTGGGAGAGCTACGTGAAGCGGTTCCTGGACATCGCCGACCGCCGGGAGCGCTGCCGGCTGCCGTCGGAGCTCGACGCCGGCAGCGTCCGCTTCACGGTGGAGAAGCCGGACGAGAACTTCTCGTGCGCCTCGAGCCTCAGCGCGCTGGCCCTGCACGAGCACTACGTGCAGAAGGATGTGGAACTGCGGCTGCTGCCCCCCGCCTGCCCGGATCGcggcggccccggccccggccccggccccggcccgcaCCTCGCGGGGCACCGCCGGCGGGACGAGGCCGCTGGGTGCCCGGAGGGGCCGGCGGCCGCCGACCAGGAGCTGCAGCTGCTGCGCGAGTGCCTGGGGGCAGCCGTGCCCGCCCGGCTCCGCAAGGTGGCCTCGGCCCTGGTGCCCGGCCGCCGCGCGCTGCCCGTGCCTGTGTACATGCTGGTGCCCGCCCCCGCCCGGGGGGACGACTCATGCACCGACTCAGCCGAGGGCACGCCGGTCACCTTCTCCGGTGCCACCTCGCTCAGCGACGAGACGCTGCAGGGACCTCCCAGGGACCCACCCGCCGGGCAGGCAGCCGGCCGGAAGACCGCAGGTCGGGAGGCCGCCGCCAGGCAGGCCACCGGGCACCGCCACGGGGCGTGGGGCGGGGGCCGGAGCGCAGAGCAGGCCCGGGGGGCGGGCACGGGCCGGGAGGGGCTGGAGCTGCCCCTCCGCCAGCCCTCGAGCGCCTGCGCGGACAGGGACGGCCCCCGCCCGGGCCAGGCACGTGGGGACGGGGCACCGCAGTCGCTGTGCCTCACGACGCCCACCGAGGAGGCCGTGTACTGCTTCTACGACAATGACTCCGATGAAGATCCGTCCGAGGCGGTGGCGGTGGCGCCCCCGCGGCGGGCGTCCGCCATCCCCCGTGCCGTGAAGAGAGAGCACCTGGCCGGCAGGAAGGACGCACAGGCCACACCCAAGGCCGCGGCCAAGGCCCCGCCCGCTGCCCGCGCCCAGCCCAGCCTCATCGCCGACGAGACCCCGCCATGCTATTCCCTGAGCTCCTCCGCCAGCTCGCTCAGCGAGCCTGAGCCCCCTGAGCAGCCGGCCAGCCGGCCCCGTGCTCCCGAGCCGGCCGTCGCCAAAGTCGTGGGCCCGGGGGGCAGATGCAGCGGCGCCCCCAGCCCGCGGGCGGGGCCGGGgacggggccggggccggggacGGGGCCGCTCCGGCGCTGTGTCGGGTCAGCCGTGCCCGGGCGCCGGCTCCAGGCGTCAGGCCCGCGGCGCCGCAAGCCCCAGGCTGCCCGGCCAGACAAGCGGCCAGCGGAGCGGCCCCGGGAGCGCGGTGACGAGGCGGCGGGCTCAGACCAGGCCTCCGACCTGGACAGCGTCGAGTGGCGCGCCATCCAAGAGGGCGCCAACTCCATCGTCACGTGGCTGCACCAGGCGGCGGCCGCGGCCACCCACGAGGCCTCATCTGGCTCTGACTCCATCCTGTCGGAGTCCGGGCTGTCAGGCTCCGCCCTGCAGCCGCCGGTGCACAGGAAGGGACAGCGGCTGCAGGCGGGCGGTGCCGCGAGGCCGAGGCCGGAGAAGCGGGACTCAACCCAGGCCCGGCACGGCCCCAGTGGCCCCGAGAAGCTGCGTGGTGCTCAGAAGACGGCGTGCAGGGTGCCGGCCGTGCTCCGGGGACGGACCGTGATCTATGTGCCCAGCCCGGCCCCCCGGGCACAGCCCAGAGGCCACCCCGGCACCCGTGTGGCACCGAGGAAGGTGGGAGCTCCTGCGCAGCCCGCAGCCCCGGCCAAAGCCCCCAGCCccgggcagcagcagcagcagcagcagcagcagcagcagcagcggtcTCGAAGCCTACACCGGCCGGGCAAGATCTCGGAGCTGGCGGCACTGAGCCCCCCGCAGCGGAGCGCCACGCCGCCCGCCCGCCTGGCCAAGGCCCCCTCATCCGGCTCCTCCCCGGCCTCCCCGGCCTCCCAGCCCCCGCCCAGGAGGCCGCCCTCGGGCCCCCAGGCTGCGGGGCCCCTACCTGGGCCCGGGGCATCTCTGGCGCCCCAGACGCCCGCGCGGGCCCTACTCTCCAAGCAGCACAAGACGCAGAAGTCACCCGTGCGGATCCCCTTCATGCAGAGGCCCGCCAGGCGGGGGCCGCCAGCCCTGGCCCGGGCAGCCCCGGAGCCGGGCCCCAGGGGCCGGGCAGGAGCCGAGGGAAGCCCGGGCGCCCGAGGGGGCCGCCTGGGCCTGGTGCGCGTGGCCTCCGCCCGCTCCAGTGGCAGCGAGTCCTCCGACCGCTCGGGTTTCCGGCGGCAGCTGACCTTCGTCAAGGAGTCCGCGGGCCTGCCGCGCCGCCGCCGCTCAGAGGTGGCCGCGCCCGAGGCCGCGACCTCCGCCTCCCAGGGCGGCTCCCCCCGGCGCGGTCGGCCCGCCCTGCCCGCGGTCTTCCTGTGCTCCTCGCGCTGCGACGAGCTGCGGGCGGCCCCCCGACGACCCCCTGCAGCCAGGCCCAGCCCCGGCGAGCGGCCGCCGCGGCGCCCCAGCTCCGAAAGCCCGTCCCGCCTGCCCGTCCGCACGCCAGCCGCCCGGCCCGAGGCCGTCAAGCGCTACGCCTCCCTGCCGCACATCAGCGCGCTGCCGGGGCCCGCGGCCGACGCCGCCCGCCGCAGCAGCGACGGGGAGGCCCGGCCGCTCCCGAGGGTGGCGGCCCCGGGCACCACGTGGCGTCGCATCCGGGACGAGGACGTTCCGCACATCCTTCGGAGCACGCTGCCTGCCACCGCCCTGCCCCTGGTGGGCGCCTCCCCCGAGGAGGGCCCCGGCGGGCCCCCGCAGCGCAAGACCAGCGACGCCGTGGTCCAGACCGAGGACTTCGTTGCCGCCAAAACCAACTCCAGCACGTCTCCAAGCCTGGAGAGCAGGGGGCCCCCCCAGGCCCTGGGCGGCGGCCCCACATCCTTCCCTGGCAGCGATGTGGATGGGCCCTGCCCCCCCAAGGCGCCCACCTCTGCCCCCTTCGTCCATGAGGGCCTGGGGGTGGCCGTGGGAGGCTTTCCCACCAGCCGGCACGGCTCCCCCAGCCGCGCGGCCCGCGTGCCCCCCTTCAACTACGTGCCCAGCCCCATGGTGGCAGCCACCGCCGACTTGGCCGCAGAGAAAGCCCCCACCGCTGCCCCCGCCAGCCTTCTGGAATAG